In Notolabrus celidotus isolate fNotCel1 chromosome 22, fNotCel1.pri, whole genome shotgun sequence, the genomic stretch CAGCCTTAACACCACCCTCAAGCTTGTGGAAAGGGGTCCCTGCCACTCAGGTCACTGCACTCTTTTATCAGTCACAGTTAGCATTTTGAAGATTTAATCTTATTTGGATAGGAATTATCTTAAGGGAGCCAAGCTTTGAACCTTGGGGTATCCCTTTTCTTCTTCCACAGCTCCCCACATTTTCAAGGCGCCGAGAAACCTTTCAAAGTACATCGGAAGTGATGTCGTGTTTGGGTGCGAGGTCTCAGCTTACCCTCTTCCATACTTGagctggaggaagaaaggaCATGACAACTCTCTGCCAGGAGATGATCCTCACATCTCTGTTCAGGTAAGAAGTGTATTTGAATATTGAAAAGTATCATTTCAGTATGACTTTTTAAATTTAAGGGTCCTTGTTCTGTTAACTACAAGTATTGGATAAAGGTGTCTTTGAGTAATCGGGCACTTTTTGTTCTTCTGATTGATTTTCTTTGAAGAAACACTCAACTGATTTTTACTAGACTTGTGTGTAGCATAGGCAAATAAGGATCGTCACTCTTGATCCCGATTTGAATCCTGAAAAAGAACAATTATGGAGGATGTGGTTCATATACAAGCAATGAAAACAGATCAGACTCTCAGAAAAGCTATACATTTGACCTAATTGAATTCTCACAGTCTGGAAATGTAGCCTGAAATTGCTATGACTGCATATTTACATATCAAAGCAGACCAGACTACTTGTCCTGTTGGAGGTCTGTGGCCTCTGAGTGCCCTTCTAGTTCATCATGGGGAGTATGTTTGTGGCTTTTCAAAGTCTGAGGGATGGATGATGTCTTAAAAGATGCAAATAAGAAGCATTCTGTGAGACGAGAAAACCACTGTTTTTGGAGGTTGGCCAATATAGAAGTCAGAATATTTTACCCTTTGTGAACAAAATATTGACTTTTCTGTTTTCCCCTTTTCTTGTGAGACCTCCGCTTTGTGGAAGTGACTGATTCCTGAAGTACTCCTTTAAATGGGAAAACAGTTGATTGTTGTTCTGTGTTCTAAGGCTGAGATGAGAACCAGAAAGTTTATAGTTATATATGTAATAATACCCAACACAGGGGTTGTACTAAAtgatcagacttttttttaacacaggaAGATGTTTGTGCTAGAGTATCAATAAGGATAGTAATAGAGAAATGATGAATATAATTGAATATGATTCTTGTTTAATCCTTATGTTGTTAAAGGCCCAGTGCAAACATTTCTTATCTTGAATTCATTtgaaaatattgagatttaaTCCCGTCTTTTGACAGACTCGAGGAGGGCCCCAGCGCTACAGTGTCTCCACCTGGCTACAGATACTGGGTCTTCATGTCTCAGATGCAGGGATCTACTCTTGCATCTCCCACAATGCCTTGGGAGAAATGTTTGCAGAAGCAAAGCTCACAGTATTGAAGCACGGTGAGTCTTTGATCATCATACTGCATATTGTCATAAGGTAAATTTTAATTATTCTGTCTTGATTTTTTGATTGTATGTGTTCTGCAGGGATAAAGGAACATGTTGAGGAGGAACTGGAACACTTTGATTATCTGAAAGAAGGCAGTGGTGATGGACAAGTGGCAACGGAAAACTTGCTTTGATTCACTTTAGTCAATTGTTACAATTGTTACAATTATTACAATTGCCTGTAAACAAAGATGTATAAAGAGAAAAAGTCTGTATACTAAGATAAAGAATCAGCTAACATAATTCAAAAGAAGAACATAGCGTTTATCAGCTATGCGGCTATCAGAGCAGCTATCTTTTCTTCATAATCAGTCATCTTGTTATTATTAATCACTCTcatattgtgctcttttataCAGAAGAGGACAAgggatgctaaaaaaaaaagataataatcaaggtgcaatatttttttattactctGAGATCAGATAATAAGTCAAAATTCtaagatttaagtcagaattctgaattctgactttaatctcagaatcctgactttaatctcaaagtCATATTActgagaaaaaagtaaaattctgattgaaagtcataattctgagataaaagtcagatttcagagaaaaagtcagaattctgagattaaagtcagatttctgagaaaaaaaaatcataatctgacatacatttcagaattcttactttaatctaaAAGACAGATTCTAAGATTAAAATCATAAATATGACATAATTATGACAATCTCagaattaagttttttttctcagaagtaTGACTCTAATCTtagaatgataataaaaaaaatatcgcaccttatttttattttttttcagtggccctaatcctctcctGTACTTTTACACACGTTAATCCCTAGTCTTAATTGCTAAGAAGAATGTACAATATATGTCTAATTATCATACACTGGATGATAATAAAAGGATCCTTTAACACTGGCACACTCcttgaaaggaaaagaaagaaaacagagtacAGTACATCTAATctctgagggagaaagagagtaatggagggagtgagagagggtGTGACCATCCGCAGGGTCTCCGTCTgattctcttcatctctctccacCTGAGTGCCAGTTAATCCTCCCCTCATCCCCTGACTCCCAGCTGGATACACTGGCTCCTTCTGAATGGAAAGCTGCATTAACGCTGAGGAACTTTCCCCTGCTGTCTGTTAGTCAAAGCTGATTGGAGATTACAGGCCTGCGGTGAAAACACAGCCCTCCATCTCTTCTCAAATCACTTTTCACCCCTTTCTCTCCTTTatctctcctccttttcttcatttctttactttcttAATCCCAACTCTCCTCCTTTTCAATGTCATCGACTTTTGCCTGCCACTGTATTTTTTTGCCCCTATTCAGTGCTCTTTTTTGAAAGCTGAATGACAAGAAAGATGaagtggaagaagaaggagaggaaaaaaagcttCCCCTCCTGAGTGGAGCCAGAATGATGTCATGGGGGCAATTGTCCTCCTGGTGTGGAGGCTTCCCTTCCCTTGCTAATTACCTTGTACAAACTCGAATCTGATATGGCGGATATGAGGCCCAAATACAATTATTGTGGGCTAACAAAGAGATATTGAGATTCAGGGAATGAGGGAGAGACTGCAAGTGAGATAGAAGGAAAGGCACGCGCTTTGCcatgcatgcacatacacaagcagcagcaacatgcacgcacacatgctTGCatacccacccacacacacacacaaacacaaccactTGTCCTTCCCCTCCATTCCCTCAGATAGGCTAATGTTATTACTCGGGTAATTATCCTCATTAGTGCCAGCAGCTGTAGAGAGCCCATTGCTTGCTGTTCAAACTCCATCCCTAACCTTTCTGTCTTCCCACTCCTCTTTGTATCCCCAAGATCTCATTTAGACTTTTGTCTCCATCCCTGTTTGCAAGGCAGAGGCAGttataaaaacagcaacatgtacaCCTAAACAGCTACAGTAACCTTTGAGTTCTAAGCTGTTAGAttcattttcagtatttttctaCAACATtgatctgcagaaaaaaacacaaggccAACTGCCCAGGGAAGTAAATGAAGTAAATGATCAGAAAAGTTACCATTGTTTGAATATGTTTCATAGTTTTTCACTCTCCCCAGTAAAGCTAATTTAATGAACACAACtacttgttttatttccatgtgCAATTTGAACCTTTTGGGTTTTCTGACatgaacattttgaacacaAGGTGGCACTGTTTGgtcaaaaaaacactcaaattttCGACTATGCTTTACGTCCACATCAAGATCTTTTTAAACTCCCTTTTCctgtattgttttgtgtttttcctaTTTACACAATGCCAAAAACAACTATTGCTCAACAGCGTATCATACTTTAAAGTCCCTTTTCTGCAGACGAAATGACTCTTTCTCATAGGGATGGATATAAAAGGTGTCGGTTGTAGTGTTTGAAAAACTATTTCCTCTGTATTTGTCTGTTGTATAGGTAAAAGCATCCTGAAATGATTCCCttcatgcattttatttatatgctCTATTTGCATCTTTATACACAAATTATGAGATCACAGCCTGAAACAGGCGGCTTTACACACAATGTCCTCCCGCTCTGTGAGATTGCCTTTTGTTTTATTGCCAGGAGCTGGTGTGGACAGTGGGTAACCTGTACGCTGCTAAGCCCTGCATCAGGCGCTAAATGTCATGCATAGCCTGTTTTTATTGGCAGATATGGCCTGTTGTGCCCTTCTCCTTTTCCTGGAAGCCATTGTTAAAGAGCTGGTTGTTAATGCTGCTGACCAGATGGGCTCCTTCTCCCCGCAGCTCTGACTGAGGGTGTTTACCATGCACTGGGCTGGGGATAACAGGTGAGACTGCGGCTGGCTTgtcaaccaatcagagagcagcagatgTCTGGCCTCTGCCTGTAAACCTTTATTTGGCATTTGAGGTCTTATGGGAGTGGGTTTGATAAAAGCACTGAATCAAAGGGAGTTCTCGTTTCCCCTTCACAACATTATCATCTGAAATAGTCATGCAAGATATTAAAATAAGACCCCATAAGTATCCACTCCAAACCTACTGACGTCAAACTTCCCTGAGTCATATATCATTTTTGCAGCAAGAAAGTTCAGCCTAAGTACACAACTCAGTTATCTTATTTTCCCCTCACGAAATTCAAACATCAATTCTAGAGATGTTCTCTGGTCCCTTGTGTGACAAAATGTTTCCAGCATTAGCTGAATAAACAGAGAACATTCCTTTCCCTTTCCAGACAAGCCATCTCGCATTACTGCAATTATCATGGCAACCGCACAGGTACGTCCAGGCCTGGGATTGTTGAGGAGCAGTCTTTTAAAGCTTTGAATCAATATGCCTTAATGGATGACCTGTGTCTAGCATTCATGTATGGATTAGTTTGGCTGCAGCACCTGTCCCTGTTCTGTCAACAGCAGATCAGGTTACTGGCTTCACATTCACCTGGCTGGCACAACTTCCTGTGATTGACAATAAACCTGTCTTTGTTCACTGCTGCTCTTACAATACTGATGTTGCTTTGATAATTAAGAAAGTTcaagaaaacatgattttaaacactttggatagaagtaaaaaaatattgttagAATAAACACCAGATGAACTCATATTCCCAGTAACCTCACATCTGTCTTCTTATTTCACAATCCAGCCCCGAGGAGGCCTCTCAGGTTGATTATGAAGTTAAGCTGCTGGAGTGGCCCACTGAAGCAAGGATAAATCTTGGTGTAACATCCTTCCTAGGATAGCTTGTAGCTTCCACAGCATGCACTTCAACTGGGAGACAAATCTCAGTCAAAACATTCAAGGAAAGCTCTCAACTTTGCCCTTGAGTATAGAGATTTGAAGATTATTTGACTTTGGTTAAAGCCATTTTCCTCTGCTTCcagtcaaatactttaaattatGCATATCTGGAGTCTTGTGATATGTAGAAGAGAAATGGGACATTCAAGCAGCTGACAGGATATCAAGCATGTCTTCTTCACACTAGAtgagtttttattcttttaatctGGATGGATATCTCCTCTGAGTTTCTCAGAGCGCCATATGGGGTAAATCCCTTCAGAGTAATGTTAGTTTCATTCTGAAATCTAAGAGCAGCCGAACATTTCAAACTCCAAGCAAGCTACATCACTCACTGAAACCGTGAATGATGTTCAGCCGTCATATTGCAAGTATCTTCAACAGGTAAACATTTAATGAAAGGCTCAGTGTGAGGTGCTTACATGGTTCTTATTTCAGTCAGGAGGCCAGGGA encodes the following:
- the LOC117806057 gene encoding kazal-type serine protease inhibitor domain-containing protein 1-like — protein: MKFNSISKLCIWMSVCFSFSLGLPPQHRGWLRLWEEGDSCGECNKHLCPLVSVCPAGRVQDACGCCEQCGNVEGQQCDPDGAQKFYGSCGEGLVCQKKIPKMRHRGDPEPICVCEEKGHVCGSDGWTYLNVCQMKETASSLNTTLKLVERGPCHSAPHIFKAPRNLSKYIGSDVVFGCEVSAYPLPYLSWRKKGHDNSLPGDDPHISVQTRGGPQRYSVSTWLQILGLHVSDAGIYSCISHNALGEMFAEAKLTVLKHGIKEHVEEELEHFDYLKEGSGDGQVATENLL